In Streptococcus parauberis NCFD 2020, the sequence GGCTCAGCTTTTGACTGTGAAAATGCTTTAATTGTTTCTATTGTCATAATGATGTTTCCTTCTCTTTTGTTATTCTTGTCTTAAATCTTGTTCGTTTTAGTATGTCACTAATCACTCACAAATCAAAAAACATCATTAAATTTCTTCTTTATATTCAATTCCAAGTTCTTGAGCGATTGTCATATAACCTTCTTTTTCAAGACGCTCTGCTAATTCTGCTCCGCCTGATAGGACAATGCGACCTTCCATCATCACGTGAACACGATCAGGAGTAATGTAATTCAAAAGGCGTTGGTAATGAGTAATAATCATTGCGCCAAAGTTGTTTCCTCGCATCTCATTAACCCCTTTGGAAACAACTTTCATTGCATCAATATCAAGACCAGAGTCAATTTCATCTAATAAGGCAAACCTAGGTTCTAACATCAACAATTGTAAAATCTCATTACGTTTTTTTTCACCACCTGAGAAACCTTCGTTGAGGTAACGTTCAGCCATTTCTTCTTTCATTCCAAGTAACTCCATTTTTTGGTCTAACTTAGTAATAAAGTTTCTGACTGAAATTTTATCCTCATCTGCTTTACCAGCATTCATTGCTGCACGAATAAATTCAGCATTAGTAATACCTGGAATTTCAGATGGGTATTGCATAGCTAGAAATAGTCCTAGGCGGGCTCTTTCATCTACTTCAAGTTCTAAGATATCTTGACCATCTAAGAGAATTTGTCCTTCAGTAACCTCATAATTCGGATTACCCATAATGGCTGCCGATAAAGTTGATTTACCAGTACCATTTGGACCCATAATTGCCGCAATTTCACCTGTTTTTAATGTCAAATTCACACCTTTAAGAATTTCTTTGTCTTCAATTGAGACGTGCAAGTTTTTAATTTCTAGAGTAGACATTATTTACCTCATATATTCTATAGTAATCCTTTTTTCTAAAAATTTAAGGATTCTAATCATTTTTAAACCAATACTTTTATTATAGCAAAAAAAGCCTTGAAAGGCTTTTCAATAGATTATAAAATCAGTGTTTTTCTTTTCGTTTTTCCAATACCTTTTGTCGATAGTCACTGTTCCCAATGAATTTTAAGAGATGAAAAAGTGGTGTCCTTTTCTCACCCCAAATTTCTAGTCCTTCAATTAAAACTTCCAGTCCAAACAAAAGACCAAACATTAACAGAACCCCACCAATTCTACTAGAGACATTGAGTAGCAAAGAAACCAGTGAAAACAACATGGCTATAGCATAAACAACCAAGACTGCTCCGCGATGGGTGAAACCCATCGACAAAAGACGGTGGTGCAAATGCATTTTATCCGGCTCGTAGAATTTCTTGCCCGATAGACTTCTTCGGATAATCGCTACCGCAGTATCCATAATTGGTACACCAAGGATTATAACTGGTGTCACCACTACGACAGCTGTAGCATTCTTTAATCCTTGCAAAGATAGAACACCAATCATAAAGCCGATGAATAAGGCTCCTGTGTCCCCTAAATAAATAATTGCGGGATAGTAATTGTAAGGGAAAAAGCCCACAATTGCAGCAACTAATATAAGAATGGTTAAGGTCAAATAAAAATCTGCTTGTGGTAAGAAGAAAAATGACACAACAGCCATTGTCAACAAACTAATTATCGACACACCAGAAACCAAACCATCCAAACCATCAATTAAATTGATAGCATTAGTAATTGATGCAATCCATAGAACAGTAAGGATATAAGTTACAATGGGACCAAATTCTAAAAGTGGGCCACCAAATGGAATCTTAAAAGAATCGAATCGAAAGGTTGTAAAAGCCCAAATAATTGATGCACCAAAAATTATACCAAGCATTTTTACTCGGGGTGCAATTTCAAATAAATCATCAATAAAGCCAGTCACTGTAACCATCAAGGACCCCATGACGACTGGAAAAATATAACTAAAATAACTTATTTGCTCTTTGGATAAGTCCGGTGTAACCTTAGGCATAAACACCAAAGTTACAATCATAAATGAAATAAAGATTGCAATTCCACCCCCACTAGGCATTGGAATTTTATTGATTCGCCTAGCATTAGGATTGTCGACTGTCCCAATTTTGAAAGCTACTAAGCGGAAAATTGGAGTAATAAGTAAAGATATTAATAGTGCACCAATCAGGACAAGTATATGATTAAAAGTAAAAGGAAACATACAATATTACACCATCTCAATTTTTTTCAATTCTTCAACAGCATTATCTTCAATTAATTGAATGCCATGCTCCTGTAAATAAGCTCTGGTCCTAATCCCAGGATTAGCATGTTCAATTAAACGTGCATAGCTAACATTTGCATAATATGAAGGTTGATTTTGAACATCTAATAAAATAGTCATGTGATAACTTTTGCTTTCCTTATATAACTCAGATGCTTCAATTGGGAAATCAATTGTTTTTGAAAAATTAATTGCATCTTCAATAGAAGCAAAATTCAATACGAAGTGAACATAATCAAGAACTTCTGCTTCATACTCTTCTTGTTCAGCAACTTTTGCTTGCTCCTGCGCCTGAGCAGAAGCATCCTCAAGCATTTCTTCAATTTTCTCTAATTTTTGGTGAGCATCGACATCACCTTTTTCCATCATGTTTTTTTCAATCGTTTTGAAAAAATCTTCAGGCGTCATTTGTGAAATATCACCTAGTTCAGCTAAATCTTCAAAATTGATGTCTTTACTTAATTCTGATTTTGTAACAAAGACATCTAATCGATCTTTTCGAGGTGTCACTCTGAAACTAAGCATACCACTATCTTTAAAGTTTTCTGGTAAATCAAGTTCATCCATAACTGAATAGAAAAATTCTTCGGTCTTTTCTTGTGGAATCAAGAAATCTTTTAATTCCATACCTCTTTCTTCTAAATCATCCATGCTGATCGTTATTTTTAGCGTTGTTTCGCTGATTTGTTTCATTTCCATAGTATATACCTCGCACGCGTAGTCATTCTATTATACTAGAAATGGTACT encodes:
- the sufC gene encoding Fe-S cluster assembly ATPase SufC, which translates into the protein MSTLEIKNLHVSIEDKEILKGVNLTLKTGEIAAIMGPNGTGKSTLSAAIMGNPNYEVTEGQILLDGQDILELEVDERARLGLFLAMQYPSEIPGITNAEFIRAAMNAGKADEDKISVRNFITKLDQKMELLGMKEEMAERYLNEGFSGGEKKRNEILQLLMLEPRFALLDEIDSGLDIDAMKVVSKGVNEMRGNNFGAMIITHYQRLLNYITPDRVHVMMEGRIVLSGGAELAERLEKEGYMTIAQELGIEYKEEI
- a CDS encoding glycosyltransferase family 4 protein; its protein translation is MFPFTFNHILVLIGALLISLLITPIFRLVAFKIGTVDNPNARRINKIPMPSGGGIAIFISFMIVTLVFMPKVTPDLSKEQISYFSYIFPVVMGSLMVTVTGFIDDLFEIAPRVKMLGIIFGASIIWAFTTFRFDSFKIPFGGPLLEFGPIVTYILTVLWIASITNAINLIDGLDGLVSGVSIISLLTMAVVSFFFLPQADFYLTLTILILVAAIVGFFPYNYYPAIIYLGDTGALFIGFMIGVLSLQGLKNATAVVVVTPVIILGVPIMDTAVAIIRRSLSGKKFYEPDKMHLHHRLLSMGFTHRGAVLVVYAIAMLFSLVSLLLNVSSRIGGVLLMFGLLFGLEVLIEGLEIWGEKRTPLFHLLKFIGNSDYRQKVLEKRKEKH
- the mecA gene encoding adaptor protein MecA, producing MEMKQISETTLKITISMDDLEERGMELKDFLIPQEKTEEFFYSVMDELDLPENFKDSGMLSFRVTPRKDRLDVFVTKSELSKDINFEDLAELGDISQMTPEDFFKTIEKNMMEKGDVDAHQKLEKIEEMLEDASAQAQEQAKVAEQEEYEAEVLDYVHFVLNFASIEDAINFSKTIDFPIEASELYKESKSYHMTILLDVQNQPSYYANVSYARLIEHANPGIRTRAYLQEHGIQLIEDNAVEELKKIEMV